From Drosophila virilis strain 15010-1051.87 chromosome X, Dvir_AGI_RSII-ME, whole genome shotgun sequence, the proteins below share one genomic window:
- the BTBD9 gene encoding BTB/POZ domain-containing protein 9 — MSSQGHHKMQGGRSGGLATLANGKNHTDATDEIDLGDRFSADIARLCMNERYADVEFIVEEQRLPAHRAILAARSEYFRALLYGGMSEATQREISLEVPLDPFKVLLRYIYSGTLSLATLDEDAVIGVLGMANQYGFGDLEMAISKYLRQYLALNNVCMILDAARLYNLEELTQVCHMFMDRNAADLLQHDSFKMLSKESLKEVLRRDCFFAPEVQIFLAVWKWSRYNPDIDIKTVVSYVRLPLMNLEHLLQVVRPSGILEPDKILDAIDERSTSKTLPYRAALWPEENVATAKYLSRCIQGECRSALLDGDVTSYDMEHGYTRHCITDSNDAGIVVELGTMCMVNHIRMLLWDRDSRAYSYFVEVSGNQQQWERVIDYSEYHCRSWQFLYFEARPVRYIRLVGTQNTVNRVFHVVGLEAMHTSNSPKIIDGFVAPVANVATIEMSAIVTDGVSRTRNALINGDFSRYDWDSGYTCHQLGSGEIVVRLGQPYYVGSMRLLLWDCDDRTYSFYIETSTNRKNWQIVVDKRNEKARSWQNFHFTPRPIVFIRIVGTRNTANEIFHCVHLECPTQDENYLKKIAEQKKEREREQSLELEDEIASTSRAAAALSLSQVVFPAAAGLRWPLNSTAAAANVSNETDLPREPHANPSASAAGSPSSTASSPKRSPVPLPDKQQQQQQQPRPQSPPEEVPHEREAERPLVELAVEAEQPPPADG; from the exons ATGAGCAGTCAGGGACACCACAAGATGCAGGGCGGACGTAGCGGCggtctggcaacgctggccAACGGCAAAAATCACACAGATGCGACGGATGAGATTGATCTGGGCGATCGCTTCTCCGCGGACATTGCTCGTCTCTGCATGAACGAACGCTATGCAGATGTTGAATTTATTGTCGAGGAGCAACGTTTGCCGGCACATCGCGCCATTTTGGCGGCACGCAGCGAATACTTTCGTGCCCTGCTCTATGGCGGCATGTCGGAGGCAACACAACGTGAAATCTCACTGGAGGTGCCGCTAGATCCGTTCAAGGTGCTGTTACGCTACATATACTCGGGCACCCTATCGCTGGCCACACTGGACGAGGACGCTGTCATCGGTGTGCTGGGCATGGCCAATCAGTATGGCTTCGGGGATCTGGAAATGGCCATATCCAAATACTTGCGTCAGTATCTGGCATTGAACAATGTCTGCATGATACTGGATGCTGCACGCCTCTATAATCTCGAGGAGCTGACCCAGGTCTGTCACATGTTTATGGATCGCAATGCCGCCGACTTGCTGCAGCACGATTCCTTCAAAATGCTTTCAAAG GAATCGCTGAAGGAGGTGCTGCGCCGCGACTGCTTCTTTGCGCCGGAGGTGCAAATCTTTCTGGCCGTCTGGAAATGGAGCCGTTATAATCCCGATATTGATATCAAAACCGTTGTCTCCTATGTGCGTCTGCCGCTCATGAATCTCGAGCATTTGCTGCAAGTGGTGCGCCCGTCCGGCATATTGGAACCGGACAAAATACTGGACGCCATCGATGAGCGAAGCACATCAAAGACTCTGCCCTATCGTGCCGCACTCTGGCCCGAGGAGAATGTGGCCACAGCCAAATATCTATCGCGTTGCATTCAGGGTGAATGTCGTTCGGCTTTGCTAGACGGCGATGTCACCTCATACGATATGGAGCATGGCTATACGCGTCACTGCATCACGGACAGCAATGATGCCGGCATTGTTGTTGAATTGGGCACCATGTGCATGGTCAATCATATACGAATGCTGCTCTGGGATCGCGACAGTCGCGCCTACTCGTATTTCGTTGAGGTCTCCGGCAATCAGCAGCAATGGGAGCGTGTGATTGATTACAGTGAATACCATTGCCGTTCTTGGCAGTTTTTATACTTTGAGGCGCGTCCCGTGCGCTATATACGGCTCGTGGGCACACAGAACACGGTCAATCGG GTTTTTCATGTGGTTGGCCTGGAGGCCATGCACACATCGAATTCACCCAAAATCATAGACGGATTTGTTGCGCCCGTTGCGAATGTGGCCACCATTGAGATGAGCGCCATTGTCACCGACGGCGTCAGTCGGACACGCAATGCACTCATCAATGGCGATTTTTCACGCTACGATTGGGATTCGGGCTATACGTGCCATCAGCTGGGCAGCGGCGAGATTGTTGTGCGTCTGGGTCAGCCCTATTATGTGGGCTCAATGCGTCTGCTTCTGTGGGACTGCGATGATCGCACTTACAGCTTCTATATCGAGACTTCGACAAATCGCAAGAATTGGCAAATCGTTGTCGATAAGCGCAATGAGAAGGCGCGTTCCTGGCAGAATTTCCATTTTACACCGCGTCCCATTGTCTTTATACGCATTGTGGGCACACGCAATACGGCAAACGAG ATATTTCACTGCGTTCATCTGGAGTGCCCCACACAGGACGAGAACTATCTCAAGAAGATAGCCGAGCAGAAAAAGGAGCGTGAGCGTGAACAATCGCTGGAGCTGGAGGATGAGATTGCATCGACATCGCGCGCCGCTGCTGCACTTTCCTTGTCGCAGGTCGTATTCCCAGCCGCCGCCGGCTTGCGCTGGCCACTCAACTCCACAGCTGCCGCAGCGAATGTCTCCAATGAGACGGACTTGCCTCGTGAGCCGCACGCAAATCCGTCTGCATCGGCAGCTGGCTCACCCTCGTCAACAGCATCATCGCCCAAGCGTTCCCCGGTGCCATTGCCagacaagcagcagcagcagcaacagcaaccaaGGCCACAGTCTCCGCCGGAGGAGGTGCCACATGAACGCGAGGCTGAAAGGCCGCTCGTAGAGCTGGCCGTTGAGGCTGAGCAGCCGCCGCCGGCTGATGgctga
- the eIF3g1 gene encoding eukaryotic translation initiation factor 3 subunit G-1: protein MPGVETIKSSWADEVELDYGGLPPTTETIENGHKYVTEYKYNKDDKKTKVVRTYKISKQVVPKTVAKRRTWTKFGDSKNDKPGPNSQTTMVSEEIIMQFLNSKEDEKANDPLLDPSKNIAKCRICNGEHWSVNCPYKGTAMDTNLMEKKAAAAASAAVDAPKSGKYVPPFLKDSQKGGMGMRGRDDTAAIRISNLSESMTEADLEELVKKIGPQSKMYLARDKNTGLCKGFAYVHFKQRKDAAAAIEILNGHGYDHLILSVEWSKPQNN, encoded by the coding sequence ATGCCGGGCGTTGAAACAATCAAATCAAGTTGGGCCGATGAGGTGGAGCTGGACTACGGCGGCCTGCCACCAACAACGGAGACCATTGAGAATGGCCACAAATATGTGACcgaatacaaatacaacaaggatgataagaaaacaaaagtgGTGCGCACTTACAAAATATCCAAGCAGGTGGTGCCAAAAACTGTTGCCAAGCGCCGCACCTGGACCAAATTTGGTGATTCGAAGAACGATAAGCCCGGCCCCAATTCGCAGACCACAATGGTGTCCGAAGAGATCATAATGCAGTTCCTCAACTCTAAGGAGGATGAGAAGGCAAACGATCCGTTGCTGGATCCCTCCAAGAACATTGCCAAGTGCCGTATTTGCAACGGTGAGCATTGGTCGGTCAATTGTCCCTACAAAGGTACCGCCATGGATACGAATCTTATGGAGAAGAaggccgctgccgctgcctctgcggCCGTCGATGCACCCAAATCCGGCAAATATGTGCCGCCATTCCTCAAGGACAGCCAAAAGGGCGGCATGGGTATGCGTGGACGGGACGATACGGCCGCCATACGCATCTCCAATCTGTCGGAGTCGATGACCGAGGCCGATCTGGAAGAGCTGGTAAAGAAGATTGGCCCACAGAGCAAGATGTACCTGGCGCGCGACAAGAACACCGGCCTCTGCAAGGGTTTCGCCTACGTACACTTCAAGCAGCGCAAGGATGCGGCGGCGGCCATAGAAATACTGAACGGACATGGCTACGATCACTTGATCCTCAGTGTTGAATGGTCCAAGCCTCAGAACAATTAG
- the Smyd3 gene encoding histone-lysine N-methyltransferase SMYD3, with protein MELPATSSTTRLEIKRGTRILTEKPFAYVLKSKYRLERCDNCLEAVKVLKCSNCRYVSYCNRACQQQAWPLHKHECPFLKRALPRIVPDAARMLCRLILRLEHGGDLERGYYTAHGSRKFRDLMSHYAEIKNDPKRREHLESLHAVLTEMMTDSSGSTVPNPTELMSIYGRLITNGFNILDAEMNSIATAIYLGVSITDHSCQPNAVATFEGNELHVHAIEDLPCLDWSKIYISYIDLLNTPEQRRADLKEHYYFLCVCSKCIDPQEMHEMTAAVCPNASCDASVNIDLAKCQSCDASVTPELRSAYNEIMSLTQSSLDSMKEVAYLDVCKVCLAKQRGVLHPLNVWHVKTLDAAFEAAINVGKWTDALEYGQQLLPGFAKYHGAWNPLLGLLHMKLGKIQLYERNYKQAVHHLQEAQRILNVTHGRDHRLLLEQLRPLMLQARHEMS; from the exons ATGGAATTGCCCGCAACGTCCTCAACCACAAGGCTGGAAATCAAACGTGGTACGCGCATTTTAACCGAGAAGCCCTTTGCCTATGTGCTTAAGTCTAAATATCGGCTGGAGCGCTGCGACAATTGCCTGGAGGC GGTGAAGGTGCTCAAGTGCTCCAATTGCCGTTATGTGTCATATTGCAATCGCGCCTGCCAGCAACAGGCCTGGCCACTGCACAAGCACGAATGCCCCTTCCTCAAGCGCGCCCTGCCCCGCATTGTGCCCGACGCGGCGCGCATGCTGTGCCGCCTGATACTGCGTCTGGAGCACGGCGGCGATCTGGAGCGTGGCTACTACACGGCGCATGGCTCGCGCAAGTTTCGCGATTTGATGTCGC ATTACGCGGAGATCAAAAACGATCCGAAGCGTCGGGAGCATCTGGAATCATTGCACGCCGTGCTCACGGAAATGATGACcgacagcagcggcagtaCAGTGCCCAATCCCACCGAACTGATGAGCATTTATGGCCGT CTCATAACGAACGGCTTCAATATACTGGACGCCGAGATGAACTCCATAGCGACTGCCATTTATTTGGGCGTATCCATTACGGATCACAGCTGCCAGCCGAACGCTGTGGCCACATTTGAGGGCAACGAGCTGCATGTGCACGCCATTGAGGATTTACCGTGCCTGGACTGGTCTAAGATCTACATAAGCTACATCGATCTACTCAATACGCCCGAACAGCGACGCGCCGATCTCAAGGagcattattattttctatgcgTCTGCAGCAAGTGCATTGATCCCCAGGAGATGCACGAAATGACCGCCGCCGTCTGTCCAAATGCGAGCTGCGATGCCAGCGTCAACATTGATCTGGCCAAGTGTCAAAGCTGCGATGCCAGCGTAACGCCAGAATTGCGTAGCGCCTACAATGAGATCATGTCGCTGACGCAGAGCAGCCTGGACTCCATGAAGGAGGTGGCCT ATCTGGACGTGTGCAAGGTCTGCCTGGCAAAGCAGCGTGGCGTGCTGCATCCGCTGAACGTTTGGCACGTGAAGACACTGGACGCAGCCTTCGAGGCTGCCATCAATGTGGGCAAGTGGACAGACGCGCTGGAGTatgggcagcagctgttgcccgGCTTTGCCAAGTACCATGGCGCCTGGAATCCGCTGTTGGGCCTGCTGCACATGAAACTGGGCAAGATACAGCTGTATGAGCGCAACTACAAGCAGGCGGTTCATCATTTGCAGGAGGCGCAGCGCATATTGAACGTGACACATGGCCGGGATCATCGGCTGCTGTTGGAGCAGCTCCGTCCGCTCATGCTGCAGGCCAGGCACGAGATGAGCTAA
- the Zw10 gene encoding centromere/kinetochore protein zw10, whose amino-acid sequence MAQNQVLLETFQGQSNNANNIEATKSAITKMLVRTERFQTRVRKHIDENYTEFMPNHTSPDIFLEKSSTLGEEINELLASVGEEGLAALNDASAELANSSRDLREMMLGLRVSEHILKLDDLFQCVEDAKGNKDCLVVLDLMGKLRSLIYGEGATDAIPPDVERIFHSLECYESIKVKYHVQAHLLQQNLQERFDRLVQLNCKSFPTSKCVTLLLSKDEAQLQDIVMALFQERYNPSKLCTFLLDHCIEPLIQKPVSVEYNDMAKDGSHIQLTLSYSIKEQETSPLLRPNYKDVFEHFRLLLQTLASINVSLNGTQHVFSIIGDHVKDRMLRLLVDECLIPAVPETMDEYNNSTLCVDVAQFEQQLADTFLINPEQDTALSEFTKQFDTYYRNRLSARVLATAREIIQRDLQDMTLVAPNNLSSNVASDPFLFPRCMISKSAQEFVKLMDRVLRQPTDKVAEDAPDPLGGVVGLLLETYIDEVPKVHKKLLQSIPQQSALFHNNCMYLTHWVAQHANKGIDSFPSLVKMLQATGTKHLRVQVNYQESILMDIMSGFEFESPHTLGTGPLRLVRQCLRQLELLKNVWQQVLPENVYNSSFCELLHAFTNELVRRVFKLRDISATMASELSDLIDVVLEKAPLLFQDKHEVVHVRSWLKLQQLKIMMNASLKEFTELWCDGAGPLTANYQASEIKHLIRALFQDTDRRAKAITQIV is encoded by the exons ATGGCTCAAAACCAGGTGCTACTGGAGACCTTTCAAGGCCAGTCCAATAATGCCAACAACATTGAAGCAACCAAATCGGCAATTACTAAAATGCTGGTACGCACCGAAAGATTCCAGACGCGCGTACGGAAGCACATAGACGAGAACTATACCGAATTTATGCCCAATCACACATCACCGGACATCTTTCTGGAGAAGTCAAGCACTCTGGGCGAAGAGATCAACGAACTGCTTGCCTCCGTTGGCGAAGAGGGTCTGGCCGCCTTGAACGATGCGAGCGCTGAGCTGGCCAACAGCAGCCGGGATTTGCGTGAAATGATGCTGGGCCTGCGCGTTAGCGAGCATATACTCAAGCTAGACGATTTGTTTCAGTGCGTGGAGGACGCCAAGGGCAACAAGGATTGCCTGGTGGTGCTCGATTTGATGGGCAAGCTGCGCAGCCTAATCTATGGCGAGGGTGCAACGGATGCCATACCGCCCGATGTGGAGCGCATCTTTCACTCCCTGGAATGCTACGAATCCATCAAGGTGAAATATCACGTGCAGGCCCATCTGTTGCAACAGAATCTGCAGGAGCGATTCGATCGTCTGGTACAATTGAATTGCAAATCGTTTCCGACATCGAAGTGCGTAACGCTGCTGCTCAGCAAGGATGAGGCACAGCTGCAGGATATTGTGATGGCATTGTTCCAGGAACGCTACAATCCCTCCAAGCTGTGCACCTTTCTGCTGGATCACTGTATCGAGCCACTCATTCAAAAGCCGGTGTCCGTTGAGTACAACGATATGGCCAAGGATGGCAGCCACATCCAGCTAACGCTTTCCTATTCAATCAAGGAGCAGGAGACATCTCCATTGCTGCGTCCCAACTATAAGGATGTCTTCGAACActtccgcctgctgctgcagaccCTGGCCAGCATTAATGTCAGCCTCAATGGCACCCAGCATGTCTTTAGCATTATTGGAGATCATGTCAAGGATCGCATGCTACGGCTGCTTGTCGACGAATGCCTTATACCAGCTGTGCCTGAGACCATGGACGAGTATAATAACTCAACGCTGTGCGTGGATGTCGCCCAATTCGAACAGCAATTGGCCGATACGTTTCTCATCAATCCCGAACAAGATACCGCCCTCAGCGAGTTCACCAAACAATTTGACACATATTATCGCAATAGGCTGTCCGCCCGTGTCCTTGCCACAGCACGCGAGATTATACAGCGTGATCTGCAGGACATGACGCTGGTGGCCCCAAACAATCTGTCCTCTAATGTGGCCAGTGATCCATTCCTATTCCCACGCTGCATGATCTCCAAGAGTGCACAG GAGTTTGTCAAGCTTATGGATCGTGTGCTGCGACAGCCGACAGATAAGGTTGCCGAGGATGCGCCCGATCCGTTGGGCGGCGTCGTCGGCCTGCTGCTGGAGACGTACATTGATGAGGTGCCCAAGGTGCACAAGAAGCTGCTGCAGAGCATACCGCAACAATCGGCGCTGTTCCATAACAATTGCATGTACCTAACCCATTGGGTGGCACAGCATGCTAACAAGGGCATCGATAGCTTCCCATCGCTGGTCAAAATGCTGCAGGCGACGGGTACCAAACATTTGCGCGTCCAGGTCAACTATCAGGAGTCCATACTGATGGACATAATGAGCGGGTTTG AGTTCGAAAGTCCGCATACGCTGGGCACGGGTCCGCTGCGGCTGGTGCGTCAGTGCCTGCGCCAGCTGGAGCTGCTAAAGAATGTGTGGCAGCAGGTGCTGCCGGAGAATGTTTACAATAGCAGCTTCTGTGAGCTGTTGCATGCCTTTACCAATGAGCTGGTTCGGCGCGTTTTCAAGCTGCGCGACATTTCGGCAACCATGGCCAGCGAGCTGAGTGACCTCATCGATGTGGTGCTGGAGAAGGCGCCGCTACTCTTTCAGGACAAGCATGAGGTGGTGCATGTGCGCTCCTGGCTCAAACTGCAACAGCTCAAGATCATGATGAACGCCTCGCTCAAGGAGTTCACCGAGCTGTGGTGCGATGGCGCCGGTCCGCTAACCGCCAACTATCAGGCCAGCGAAATAAAGCATCTGATACGTGCGCTCTTCCAGGACACGGATCGACGCGCCAAGGCCATTACGCAGATCGTTTAA